The following are encoded together in the Humulus lupulus chromosome 5, drHumLupu1.1, whole genome shotgun sequence genome:
- the LOC133778992 gene encoding uncharacterized protein LOC133778992 — protein sequence MEEEVSLIDLNRRRTNGGNGIVIPGEHGTVVVSDYHFVDIELHGYPFNWECGWGTRNWVEVRIVRALVSPSWMSKYPLATLYNLEISQSDHYPLLLEPKYMVVPISRSLFCFENAWLREPLHGKIVQENWAACLGTSWASKVDLCNSNLAKWGKEITSNFCNRIKSCSATLQRLKSRKDSNSIRQFAEESRRMTEILHRKEIYWRQWSKQLWLKDGDKNSKYFHASTTA from the exons ATGGAAGAAGAAGTATCACTTATTGATCTTAACAGACGAAGAACCAATGGAGGCAATGGGATAGTGATCCCAGGAGAGCATGGGACAGTG GTGGTTTCAGACTACCATTTTGTGGATATAGAGCTTCATGGTTATCCTTTTAATTGGGAGTGTGGTTGGGGTACTCGAAATTGGGTGGAAGTGAGGATTGTTCGTGCTCTTGTCTCTCCCTCTTGGATGTCAAAGTACCCTCTTGCTACTCTATATAATCTGGAAATCTCTCAGTCTGATCACTATCCTCTGTTGTTGGAACCCAAGTACATGGTTGTCCCTATTAGCAGAAGCTTATTTTGCTTTGAGAATGCGTGGCTAAGAGAGCCATTGCATGGGAAAATTGTGCAAGAAAATTGGGCAGCTTGTTTGGGAACTAGCTGGGCAAGTAAGGTGGACTTATGCAACTCCAACCTTGCCAAATGGGGTAAGGAGATCACTAGTAATTTTTGCAATAGAATTAAAAGTTGCTCTGCTACTCTTCAACGTCTAAAATCGAGAAAAGACAGCAACTCCATTCGACAATTTGCTGAAGAGTCTAGAAGGATGACTGAAATACTGCACCGAAAGGAGATTTATTGGCGACAGTGGTCTAAACAGCTTTGGCTAAAGGATGGAGACAAAAATAGTAAGTACTTTCACGCTTCTACTACTGCTTGA